The following proteins come from a genomic window of Gimesia chilikensis:
- a CDS encoding PQQ-binding-like beta-propeller repeat protein: MRSICLFSLVCCLFNLMLLESRVDAAIFSGEIQSISADQQQVVIKTSGGKEKSFTVPASIPITFNGKTAAFDQFKTGQRATVFTDSSGKITRFSVRESLEPKTKPPVERPRKEMKTSQKAAASDASPAGNQGWTQFRGPNRANISTETGLLKDWSQNPPKLLWTARGLGEGYSSVSLSGNLVFTMGTKANEETVFAIDLNTGEIVWSQPNGPIFQNNQGNGPRSTPTVDGNLVYALGANGNLACLSVRDGNLEWSKNILQEFSARNIVWGISESPLIDGDKLICTPGGQGATMVALKKQDGSLIWKSAVPSNPQAGYASPIKIDVGGVEQYVNFTHSGVMGIAAENGTPLWGNDRAANKTANCSAPVFYPEMSSVFYASGYGTGGALLKLSAAQNRVTAQLGFFTPDMKNHHGGMVQIDGYLYGSSDPGVLTCINLRNGETVWQDRSVGKGALTCADGHIYMRSEKGPIALVEVNPKAYVEKGRFDQPQRTGKPAWPHPVVADGKLFLRDQDLLLCYDVRGQ; encoded by the coding sequence ATGCGATCGATCTGTCTGTTTAGTCTGGTGTGTTGTCTGTTCAATTTGATGCTGCTGGAATCCCGGGTTGATGCAGCGATTTTCAGTGGGGAAATTCAGTCAATCTCTGCTGATCAACAACAGGTGGTGATCAAAACTTCGGGTGGAAAAGAAAAAAGTTTTACCGTCCCTGCTTCGATTCCGATTACTTTCAACGGGAAAACTGCCGCCTTTGATCAGTTCAAAACAGGACAGCGAGCCACCGTTTTTACTGACAGTTCTGGCAAGATTACTCGTTTTTCAGTTCGAGAGTCTCTGGAACCCAAAACAAAACCCCCGGTGGAACGTCCCCGTAAAGAAATGAAAACCAGTCAGAAGGCAGCTGCTTCTGACGCCAGTCCTGCAGGAAATCAGGGATGGACGCAGTTTCGAGGTCCGAACCGGGCTAATATTTCCACAGAGACCGGGCTGCTGAAGGATTGGAGTCAAAACCCACCCAAACTCCTATGGACTGCTCGCGGGCTGGGCGAAGGATATTCTTCCGTCTCACTCAGTGGCAATCTGGTTTTTACCATGGGAACCAAAGCCAACGAAGAGACAGTCTTTGCTATCGATCTGAATACGGGGGAAATTGTCTGGTCTCAGCCCAATGGACCGATCTTTCAGAATAACCAGGGGAATGGACCACGCTCAACTCCGACTGTTGATGGCAACCTGGTTTATGCCCTGGGAGCGAATGGGAATCTTGCCTGCCTCTCCGTACGGGATGGAAACCTCGAGTGGTCAAAGAATATTCTGCAGGAGTTTTCAGCCAGAAATATCGTCTGGGGGATCAGTGAATCCCCTCTCATCGATGGCGATAAGCTGATCTGCACACCGGGAGGACAGGGCGCGACCATGGTTGCACTGAAGAAGCAGGATGGCAGTCTGATCTGGAAATCGGCAGTGCCCTCCAATCCCCAGGCCGGCTATGCTTCGCCGATTAAAATTGATGTCGGAGGTGTCGAGCAATACGTGAATTTCACCCACTCGGGAGTCATGGGAATTGCAGCTGAAAACGGAACGCCTCTCTGGGGCAATGATCGGGCGGCGAATAAGACCGCGAACTGTTCTGCACCTGTTTTTTATCCTGAGATGAGTTCCGTATTCTATGCTTCAGGCTATGGAACCGGAGGGGCGCTGCTTAAGTTGTCGGCTGCCCAGAATCGGGTCACTGCGCAGTTGGGTTTCTTCACTCCCGACATGAAAAATCATCATGGTGGAATGGTCCAGATCGATGGTTATCTTTATGGATCGAGCGACCCAGGGGTTCTCACATGTATCAACCTTCGAAACGGTGAGACCGTCTGGCAGGATCGTTCGGTAGGAAAAGGGGCTCTGACCTGTGCCGACGGTCATATTTACATGCGTAGTGAGAAGGGGCCCATCGCCCTTGTCGAGGTGAATCCCAAAGCATATGTGGAAAAAGGACGCTTTGATCAGCCGCAACGGACTGGAAAGCCCGCTTGGCCGCATCCAGTCGTCGCTGACGGGAAGCTTTTTTTGCGCGATCAGGATCTACTGCTCTGCTACGATGTACGTGGTCAGTAG
- a CDS encoding sulfatase-like hydrolase/transferase — translation MIIGAFLSAIVLALVLGSVTTLSAADSENVRPNVLWITSEDNGPHLGCYGDEYADTPHIDKLASRGTIYLNCWSNAPVCAPARTTLITGMYPTCLGAEHMRSMVKLPKQFLMYPQYLRKAGYYCTNNSKEDYNVESVGKIWDESSRKAHWKNRKPGQPFFAVFNHTISHESKIRNRPHTLVHDPAKARVPAYHPDTPEVRHDWAQYYDRITEMDALVGKNLKELAEAGLADDTIIFYYGDHGSGMPRSKRWPYNSGLQVPLVIYIPPKFRSLASSDYRTDGESDRLVSFVDFAPTLLSLTGIEPPEHMQGYAFLGQYQTKPQDYLFGFRGRMDERYDLVRSVRNKRYVYIRNYMPHKEYGQYLNYMFQTPTTQVWKRMYDAGELVPPQTYFWETKPAEELYDLQKDQDEVKNLVDSDEHRGVLNELRKAQHQKLLAIRDLGFMPEAEIHRLADGKAPYLTGHNSELYPLPEVLAMADLASSEKTNAQAELLAGLKDENDVVRYWAAMGFLIRGKQAVQQAAPQLRAALQDSSKSVRCIAAEALGRYGNQQDVNAGVETLISLANQKKDGLYVAMLALNGLDKLGPKKVAAVKDQIAKLPVKNNQVNRRLQSYVGRLVERLQEQQEKNK, via the coding sequence ATGATAATCGGTGCGTTCCTCAGTGCGATCGTGCTGGCTCTGGTTTTGGGATCCGTCACCACGTTATCAGCAGCGGATTCTGAGAACGTCCGCCCCAACGTATTGTGGATTACCAGTGAAGACAATGGTCCCCACCTCGGCTGTTATGGGGATGAATACGCGGATACTCCCCATATCGATAAACTCGCTTCGCGGGGAACGATCTATCTCAATTGCTGGTCTAATGCCCCGGTCTGCGCTCCAGCCCGGACCACGCTGATAACAGGGATGTATCCGACTTGCCTGGGGGCCGAACATATGCGAAGTATGGTCAAGCTTCCGAAACAGTTTCTGATGTATCCACAGTACCTGCGTAAAGCCGGTTATTACTGTACCAATAACAGCAAGGAAGATTATAACGTCGAATCTGTGGGAAAGATCTGGGACGAATCCAGCCGGAAGGCTCACTGGAAAAATCGTAAGCCCGGACAACCTTTCTTTGCTGTCTTTAATCACACCATCAGTCATGAGAGTAAAATCCGGAACCGGCCTCATACTCTGGTTCATGATCCTGCGAAAGCACGAGTCCCAGCCTATCATCCGGATACGCCGGAAGTGCGTCACGACTGGGCGCAATACTACGATCGTATAACGGAAATGGACGCGCTGGTGGGGAAAAACCTCAAGGAATTGGCAGAAGCAGGTCTGGCCGATGATACGATCATCTTTTATTACGGCGACCATGGCTCTGGAATGCCGCGCAGCAAACGCTGGCCTTATAACTCGGGGCTGCAGGTGCCGCTGGTGATCTACATTCCTCCGAAGTTTCGTAGTCTGGCTTCTTCCGATTATCGGACTGATGGAGAGTCGGATCGTCTGGTCAGCTTTGTTGATTTTGCACCAACATTGTTAAGTTTGACTGGAATCGAACCTCCCGAACACATGCAGGGTTATGCTTTTCTGGGACAATATCAAACGAAGCCTCAGGATTACCTGTTCGGGTTTCGGGGCAGAATGGATGAACGCTACGATCTCGTACGTTCTGTGCGTAACAAGCGTTATGTTTACATCCGCAACTATATGCCACACAAGGAATATGGCCAGTACCTGAATTATATGTTCCAGACACCGACCACTCAGGTCTGGAAACGCATGTATGATGCGGGAGAACTTGTCCCACCTCAAACTTATTTCTGGGAAACTAAGCCGGCCGAAGAGCTTTACGATCTGCAGAAAGACCAGGACGAAGTCAAAAACCTGGTCGATTCTGACGAGCACCGGGGAGTCTTAAATGAACTTCGCAAAGCACAGCATCAGAAACTGCTGGCGATTCGTGATCTGGGCTTTATGCCGGAAGCAGAAATTCATCGACTGGCGGATGGGAAGGCACCCTATCTTACCGGACATAATTCCGAGTTGTATCCTCTGCCCGAAGTTCTAGCGATGGCGGATCTGGCCTCATCGGAAAAAACGAATGCCCAGGCAGAGCTGCTGGCTGGCCTCAAAGATGAGAATGATGTCGTTCGCTACTGGGCCGCGATGGGCTTTCTGATTCGAGGCAAACAGGCAGTGCAGCAGGCTGCCCCGCAGTTAAGAGCCGCGTTGCAGGATTCATCGAAGTCTGTACGGTGCATCGCCGCGGAGGCTCTGGGACGCTACGGGAATCAGCAGGATGTCAACGCAGGCGTCGAAACACTGATTTCCCTCGCGAATCAGAAGAAAGATGGACTCTATGTCGCGATGCTGGCTCTGAATGGACTGGATAAGCTGGGACCGAAAAAGGTCGCTGCTGTGAAGGACCAGATCGCTAAACTGCCTGTGAAGAATAATCAGGTTAATCGTCGTCTGCAAAGCTATGTGGGACGACTGGTCGAACGACTTCAGGAACAACAGGAAAAGAACAAGTAA
- a CDS encoding class I tRNA ligase family protein has protein sequence MFQKVTDASFIKGEHEILKFWEENQTFTQLRRKNQGKPKWSFLDGPMTANNPMGVHHAWGRTYKDAYQRYYAMTGHELRYQNGFDCQGLWVEVEVEKELGYGTKQEIVSHGIDKFVNECKKRVLKFAARQTEQSVRLGFWMDWDNPDQLRELAQSVGEEMEVTITTPSGKQVTDRADMLVSRLGNAEWGGSYFTFSTENNETIWTFLKKCYERGKVYRGHDVMPWSGRGGSAYSQMEVADGRKLSVHKSIFVRFPLKDRENEFLLIWTTTPWTLTSNVAAAINPDLEYVKLKAKKDDAIYYFAKDNLEYQRLSREYKEGFGRPEWSWPKDVPKLKTLAQIFKEQGGYEIVDTIKGAEMVGWEYTGPFDNLPAQQTPGGYPSDDNLLDQSGISCHKVVDGGRDFKGNPHVVAGEGTGIVHTAPGCGDVDHQLGKQLGLVAIAPLGEDGRFEEGFGEFTGMEAIDPATPELVFEKLKEKGLLVSVEQYPHIYPHCWRTGDELIFRLVDEWFINMDWREEIKDITRQIDWVPSSIDGEQHELEWLTNMRDWMVSKKRFWGLALPIWVDEETGDFEVIGSLDELKERAVEGWEALEGHTPHRPWIDQVKLKNPKTGNLMTRIPDVGNPWLDAGIVPFSTMQYNTNPEEWEKWYPADLVTECFPGQFRNWFYALLSMATMMDGTPPFKTLLGYRLVLNEEGKPMHKSDGTAIWFEEAAEQLGVDTMRWMYLAHNPASDLRFGMRNPDEQVTLETPEGPISETREGAPTCLVESKPADEIRRQVLIPLWNSYAFFVNYARLDEFDPSQAAVPVADRPEIDRWILSNLQALLVSAKTEIEAYNYAGFLKNATTFIDDLSNWYIRRNRRRFWRSQDANDTDKLAAYQTLYEVLVTLSQALAPVIPFLTERIYQNLVTSWDKSAPTSVHLCDFPICDTELLDEKLNFRSAQAQIMVKLGHKLRDESNQRVRQPLAELRYACQTTEQAEAIESLASTVEEELNIKQVTRCENLDELVSYTYKPNLKTLGPKYGKLLGVLRKELPELGDEVLGPLRRGESVSLELSGNQIDLEPDDVLVGTEQAADWASADEQGIQIAISTKLTPELEQEGMARDFVRQIQQLRKEADLEIEDRIIVTYDSQGTAEIDQAVSNWTDYILGETLGDQLDQSQSLTDGKEVTIGNAKALITIQKV, from the coding sequence ATGTTTCAAAAAGTTACTGATGCCAGCTTCATCAAAGGTGAACACGAAATCCTCAAATTCTGGGAAGAGAACCAGACGTTTACCCAGCTCCGCCGGAAGAATCAGGGAAAACCCAAGTGGAGTTTTTTAGACGGTCCGATGACCGCCAACAACCCCATGGGCGTGCACCATGCCTGGGGAAGAACCTACAAAGACGCCTATCAACGCTATTACGCGATGACGGGACATGAACTCCGCTACCAGAACGGCTTCGACTGCCAGGGGCTCTGGGTCGAAGTGGAGGTCGAAAAAGAGCTGGGATATGGCACCAAACAGGAAATCGTTTCTCACGGGATCGATAAATTCGTCAACGAATGTAAAAAGCGGGTACTGAAGTTCGCCGCTCGTCAGACCGAGCAGTCTGTACGACTGGGCTTCTGGATGGACTGGGACAATCCGGATCAGTTACGTGAGCTGGCGCAGTCCGTCGGTGAAGAGATGGAAGTCACCATCACCACCCCCAGCGGTAAGCAGGTAACTGATCGAGCTGACATGCTGGTCTCACGTCTAGGGAATGCGGAATGGGGCGGGAGCTACTTCACCTTCTCTACTGAAAACAATGAAACCATCTGGACCTTCCTCAAGAAGTGCTATGAACGGGGGAAGGTTTATCGAGGACATGACGTGATGCCCTGGTCGGGACGCGGGGGCAGCGCCTACAGCCAGATGGAAGTGGCCGATGGTCGTAAGCTCTCTGTCCACAAATCCATCTTCGTCCGCTTCCCTCTGAAAGACCGGGAAAACGAATTCCTCCTGATCTGGACCACCACCCCCTGGACATTGACCAGTAACGTGGCCGCGGCAATCAATCCGGATCTGGAATATGTCAAACTCAAGGCGAAAAAAGACGATGCGATTTACTACTTCGCCAAGGACAACCTCGAGTATCAGCGACTGAGTCGAGAGTACAAAGAAGGCTTTGGACGCCCCGAGTGGTCCTGGCCCAAAGATGTTCCCAAACTGAAAACCCTGGCTCAGATTTTCAAAGAGCAGGGGGGATATGAGATTGTCGACACCATCAAGGGTGCTGAGATGGTGGGCTGGGAATACACTGGTCCTTTCGATAATCTGCCTGCACAACAGACCCCTGGCGGATACCCCAGTGACGATAATCTGCTGGATCAAAGTGGAATTTCCTGCCACAAGGTTGTCGACGGTGGACGCGATTTCAAAGGAAACCCGCATGTGGTCGCTGGTGAAGGAACCGGGATCGTACATACCGCCCCTGGCTGTGGTGATGTCGACCACCAGCTTGGCAAACAACTCGGGCTGGTCGCGATTGCACCGCTGGGCGAAGATGGTCGGTTCGAGGAGGGCTTTGGCGAATTCACTGGAATGGAAGCCATCGATCCTGCGACTCCAGAACTGGTCTTCGAAAAACTGAAAGAGAAGGGCCTGCTGGTTTCAGTCGAACAGTACCCCCACATCTATCCGCATTGCTGGCGGACGGGCGATGAGCTGATTTTCCGCCTGGTAGATGAATGGTTCATTAACATGGACTGGCGCGAAGAGATCAAGGATATCACCCGCCAGATCGACTGGGTCCCTTCCAGTATTGATGGGGAGCAGCACGAACTCGAATGGCTGACCAACATGCGCGACTGGATGGTCTCCAAAAAGCGTTTCTGGGGCCTGGCACTGCCGATCTGGGTAGACGAAGAAACCGGTGATTTCGAAGTCATCGGATCCCTTGATGAACTCAAGGAACGTGCTGTAGAAGGTTGGGAAGCACTCGAGGGGCACACGCCGCATCGTCCCTGGATCGACCAGGTGAAACTGAAAAACCCCAAGACCGGGAACCTGATGACCCGTATTCCGGATGTGGGAAATCCCTGGCTGGATGCAGGCATCGTGCCTTTCTCCACAATGCAATACAACACGAACCCGGAAGAGTGGGAGAAATGGTATCCGGCAGACCTGGTCACCGAATGTTTCCCCGGTCAGTTCCGCAACTGGTTCTATGCCCTGTTATCGATGGCTACCATGATGGATGGGACTCCTCCATTCAAAACATTGCTGGGATATCGCCTGGTGTTGAATGAGGAAGGCAAACCTATGCACAAATCAGATGGAACCGCCATCTGGTTTGAAGAAGCAGCCGAGCAGTTGGGCGTCGACACAATGCGCTGGATGTATCTGGCACATAACCCCGCCAGCGATCTGCGTTTTGGCATGCGGAACCCGGACGAGCAGGTCACGCTGGAGACTCCGGAAGGCCCGATCTCAGAGACCCGCGAAGGAGCACCAACCTGTCTGGTTGAGAGCAAACCAGCCGACGAAATCCGCCGCCAGGTATTAATCCCTCTCTGGAACTCCTACGCATTCTTTGTGAACTACGCACGGCTGGATGAATTTGATCCTTCACAGGCAGCTGTTCCTGTTGCAGATCGTCCTGAAATTGACCGCTGGATTCTGTCCAATCTTCAGGCACTGCTGGTCTCTGCGAAGACGGAGATCGAAGCCTACAACTATGCCGGCTTCCTCAAGAATGCGACAACGTTTATTGACGATCTCTCCAACTGGTATATCCGTCGGAACCGTCGTCGATTCTGGCGTTCACAGGATGCCAATGACACAGACAAACTGGCTGCCTACCAGACCCTTTATGAAGTTCTGGTCACGCTTTCTCAAGCCCTGGCTCCAGTCATTCCGTTCTTGACCGAACGCATTTATCAGAACCTGGTAACCAGTTGGGATAAGAGTGCTCCCACCAGCGTACACCTTTGCGATTTCCCCATCTGTGACACTGAGCTGCTGGACGAGAAACTTAATTTCCGCTCAGCTCAGGCTCAGATTATGGTCAAGCTGGGACACAAACTGCGGGATGAATCGAATCAGCGAGTCCGTCAGCCACTGGCTGAGTTACGCTATGCATGTCAAACCACAGAGCAGGCCGAAGCCATTGAAAGCCTCGCCAGTACTGTGGAAGAGGAACTGAATATTAAGCAGGTTACCCGTTGTGAAAACCTGGATGAACTGGTCAGCTACACTTATAAACCGAACCTGAAAACACTGGGTCCCAAATACGGAAAACTGCTCGGGGTGTTGCGTAAGGAACTTCCCGAACTGGGTGATGAGGTTCTGGGCCCCCTGAGACGCGGTGAATCGGTTTCGCTGGAACTCTCGGGCAACCAGATCGATCTGGAACCGGATGATGTTCTGGTGGGAACAGAACAGGCTGCTGACTGGGCAAGTGCCGACGAGCAGGGGATCCAGATTGCGATCTCGACGAAACTCACACCGGAGCTGGAACAGGAAGGGATGGCCCGTGACTTCGTTCGCCAGATTCAACAGCTTCGCAAAGAGGCCGATCTGGAAATCGAAGATCGGATCATTGTCACATATGATTCGCAGGGGACAGCTGAGATCGACCAGGCTGTTTCCAACTGGACTGATTACATCCTGGGAGAAACCCTCGGGGATCAGCTGGATCAGTCTCAGAGCCTGACGGATGGCAAAGAAGTCACCATCGGAAATGCGAAGGCCCTGATTACAATTCAGAAAGTGTAA
- a CDS encoding tRNA (cytidine(34)-2'-O)-methyltransferase: MSSSSEPLMHVVLYQPDIPQNTGNIGRTCVAVGAKLWLVRPLGFKLDAKHLRRAGMDYWQHLNWEAVDSLQEVQERLSDRTWWKLTKFATRLLWDAEFEPGHVFLFGSESNGLPPSVRDASPECNLKLPMYEEVRSLNLASTANTVMYEAVRQFGGLP; the protein is encoded by the coding sequence ATGTCATCTTCCTCTGAACCCCTGATGCATGTCGTCCTCTATCAGCCGGATATCCCGCAAAATACAGGTAATATCGGTCGCACCTGCGTGGCTGTGGGAGCGAAACTCTGGCTCGTTCGTCCCCTGGGGTTCAAGCTGGACGCAAAACATTTGAGGCGAGCCGGGATGGATTACTGGCAACACCTGAACTGGGAAGCCGTTGACAGCCTGCAGGAAGTGCAGGAGCGGCTCTCAGACAGGACATGGTGGAAGCTGACAAAGTTCGCAACCCGATTGCTCTGGGATGCTGAATTTGAGCCAGGGCACGTCTTCCTGTTCGGAAGCGAAAGTAATGGCCTGCCTCCCAGCGTCAGGGACGCGTCCCCCGAATGTAATCTGAAACTGCCGATGTATGAAGAGGTCCGCAGTCTCAATCTTGCCAGTACAGCGAATACCGTCATGTACGAAGCAGTCCGTCAGTTCGGGGGACTTCCCTGA
- a CDS encoding aldo/keto reductase, whose amino-acid sequence MDYRNLGKAGVHVSPVCLGTMMFGGPTSEADSISIMHKAIDQGINFFDTANMYSTGGSETVVGKALVDRRDKVVLATKGRAPMGDGPNDAGASRVHLMRELDRSLQRMQTDYVDIYYVHTPDYQTPIEETLRTLDDMVRSGKVRYIACSNFRAWRLAEALWTSDVRNLYSFSCVQPLYNIMNRDIEVELLPLCQEKGIGVVSYSPLARGILTGKYQAGKPFPEGSRASRNDKRMNEAELRDVSIELSQEISAYCDKKGVSMTNFALAWCLANPILTSIIIGPRTMEQYEDNMGCLDVEITAEDEEFINSLVPPGEHSGKGFQDPQYPVTGRGK is encoded by the coding sequence ATGGATTACCGCAACTTAGGAAAAGCTGGTGTACACGTCTCTCCCGTCTGTCTGGGCACGATGATGTTCGGTGGCCCCACCAGCGAGGCTGACTCCATCTCCATCATGCATAAAGCCATTGATCAGGGAATCAACTTCTTCGACACCGCAAACATGTACAGTACAGGTGGTTCCGAAACCGTTGTCGGTAAGGCACTGGTCGACCGCCGTGATAAAGTCGTTCTGGCCACCAAAGGACGGGCTCCGATGGGAGATGGGCCCAACGATGCGGGAGCCAGCCGAGTTCATTTGATGCGGGAGCTCGATCGCAGTCTGCAGCGGATGCAGACCGATTATGTTGATATCTATTATGTGCACACCCCAGATTATCAGACGCCGATCGAAGAAACTCTCCGCACTCTGGATGACATGGTCCGCTCTGGGAAGGTCCGCTATATCGCCTGCTCGAACTTCCGTGCCTGGCGTTTAGCCGAGGCCCTCTGGACAAGCGATGTGCGTAATCTCTATTCCTTCAGTTGTGTCCAGCCCCTTTACAACATCATGAACCGAGACATTGAAGTTGAACTGCTGCCACTCTGTCAGGAGAAGGGGATCGGTGTTGTCAGTTACAGTCCGCTGGCACGTGGCATCCTGACGGGTAAGTACCAGGCCGGCAAACCATTCCCGGAGGGCAGTCGCGCCTCCCGCAATGATAAGCGGATGAACGAAGCGGAACTACGCGATGTCAGCATCGAACTTTCGCAGGAAATCTCAGCCTATTGCGACAAAAAAGGCGTTTCGATGACCAATTTCGCGCTCGCCTGGTGCCTGGCTAATCCTATTCTGACATCGATCATCATTGGTCCGCGCACCATGGAACAGTATGAAGATAACATGGGATGCCTCGACGTTGAAATCACAGCCGAAGACGAAGAATTCATCAATTCACTGGTTCCCCCGGGAGAACACAGCGGAAAAGGTTTCCAGGATCCGCAGTATCCGGTAACGGGCCGCGGAAAATAA